The following are encoded together in the Tatumella ptyseos genome:
- a CDS encoding ABC transporter permease, with amino-acid sequence MTETSLPLRTVRPNKRRWLLIIGYSLLALLIAMALFAPWLSPYDPNAQVMADRLLPPDSHHWFGTDGFGRDLLSRVIYGTRPTLLLVVFILILTVPVGMTVGITAGYLGGWVERILMRITDIFLALPSLVIALAMVAVLGPSILNGALALALTSWPPFARQARAETQQLRRSDYLAAAKMQGIKGLPLMFGHLLPLCLPSAVVRAALSLGGIILSAAGLGFLGMGVQPPTAEWGSMVAEGGKVIFDQWWVAAAPGGAILLASLTFNFIGDGLRDRLDSRNDS; translated from the coding sequence ATGACCGAGACTTCCTTGCCACTCCGTACAGTCCGGCCTAATAAGCGCCGATGGTTACTGATCATTGGTTATAGCCTATTAGCATTACTTATCGCCATGGCGCTATTTGCCCCTTGGCTTTCGCCTTATGATCCCAACGCTCAAGTTATGGCTGACCGGTTACTACCACCCGACAGCCACCACTGGTTTGGTACGGATGGTTTTGGCCGAGATCTATTATCACGCGTGATTTACGGCACACGACCTACGCTCTTATTAGTGGTATTTATTCTGATCCTGACCGTACCGGTCGGTATGACGGTGGGCATTACCGCGGGATATCTAGGCGGTTGGGTTGAACGAATTTTGATGCGTATTACCGATATTTTTCTGGCATTACCAAGCTTAGTTATCGCTCTCGCGATGGTTGCGGTGCTAGGACCTAGTATCTTAAATGGCGCCTTGGCGTTGGCACTCACCAGTTGGCCCCCCTTTGCGCGACAAGCCCGCGCGGAAACACAGCAATTAAGACGAAGCGATTATTTAGCAGCCGCTAAAATGCAGGGAATTAAGGGTTTACCCTTGATGTTTGGTCATCTGCTACCACTTTGCCTACCTAGCGCGGTAGTTCGTGCCGCCTTAAGTCTTGGCGGAATTATTCTCTCTGCTGCGGGCTTAGGCTTTCTCGGTATGGGCGTTCAGCCCCCAACCGCTGAGTGGGGATCGATGGTAGCAGAAGGCGGTAAAGTGATTTTTGACCAATGGTGGGTGGCAGCAGCGCCAGGCGGAGCAATTCTTTTGGCAAGCTTAACCTTCAATTTCATCGGTGACGGTCTGCGGGACCGCTTGGATAGTCGCAATGACAGCTAA
- a CDS encoding ABC transporter ATP-binding protein has product MTANTTPFIIADQLTIGVPGGRPLVDGISFNIGKERVALVGESGSGKSLTARSLMGLLAPSLSLNASQLSLAGNDLLHLKASQWQALRGGKVAMVMQDPKYALNPSKTIGWQVEEPLILHRKLSRRQRQEKVLAMLEAVGLTNPHQLIKRYPNQLSGGMGQRIMLAIALITDPEFLIADEPTSALDHAMRDQVLSLIQELVAQRDMGLLLISHDLQQVADHCQRVMVMYQGQILDRLAASDLAHATHPYTQTLWACRPSLATKGKRLPTLDRAALER; this is encoded by the coding sequence ATGACAGCTAATACCACCCCATTTATTATTGCTGACCAGCTTACTATCGGCGTTCCTGGCGGTCGCCCCTTAGTCGACGGAATCTCCTTTAACATCGGAAAAGAGCGGGTAGCGTTAGTCGGAGAGTCTGGCTCGGGTAAGTCGCTGACGGCCCGCAGTTTAATGGGACTGCTTGCCCCATCGCTGAGCCTTAACGCCTCACAACTCTCCCTTGCCGGGAACGATTTACTGCATCTTAAAGCCTCACAATGGCAAGCTCTGCGGGGGGGAAAAGTGGCAATGGTGATGCAAGACCCGAAATATGCCTTAAATCCTTCTAAAACCATTGGTTGGCAGGTTGAAGAGCCGTTAATTTTGCACCGTAAACTCTCCCGCCGCCAGCGCCAAGAGAAGGTATTGGCGATGCTCGAGGCCGTGGGGCTAACCAATCCGCATCAGCTGATTAAACGCTACCCTAATCAACTCTCTGGGGGAATGGGGCAGCGCATTATGCTGGCCATCGCATTGATTACCGATCCCGAGTTTCTGATTGCTGATGAGCCGACATCGGCATTAGACCATGCGATGCGTGACCAAGTTCTCTCCTTGATACAAGAGCTCGTGGCGCAGCGCGATATGGGATTATTGCTGATCAGTCATGACTTACAGCAAGTCGCAGACCACTGCCAACGGGTCATGGTGATGTATCAAGGACAGATTCTCGACCGCTTAGCGGCAAGCGATCTTGCGCACGCGACCCATCCTTATACCCAAACGCTCTGGGCTTGTCGGCCTAGTCTAGCGACCAAAGGTAAGCGCTTACCCACGCTAGATCGGGCAGCATTGGAGAGATAA
- a CDS encoding ABC transporter ATP-binding protein, which translates to MSAITVNHLNVFHPQGYHLRQVVEDVSLTVEPGECFGLVGPSGCGKSSLLWVMAGLNPHWSGEMVLAGTHVQSGSSFTGQLRRDVQMVFQDPYASLHPRHRLRRTLAEPLKRLGFDNIDDRISQGFQQVGLASALIDRYPHQLSGGQRQRVAIVRALLLEPKILLLDEPTSALDMSVQAEILNLLNQLKAEQQLTMVLVSHDPDVIDHMCDRSVTMQAGRITQLS; encoded by the coding sequence ATGAGCGCTATTACAGTTAACCACCTCAATGTCTTTCACCCTCAGGGATATCATTTACGGCAAGTGGTGGAAGATGTCAGTCTAACAGTGGAACCTGGTGAATGTTTTGGGCTTGTCGGCCCCTCTGGCTGCGGAAAATCGTCGCTACTCTGGGTGATGGCAGGTCTTAATCCCCATTGGAGCGGGGAGATGGTATTAGCGGGTACTCACGTACAGTCCGGTTCCTCTTTTACCGGACAGTTACGCCGCGATGTCCAGATGGTGTTTCAAGATCCCTATGCCTCTTTACATCCTCGTCACCGTTTACGCCGTACGCTCGCAGAACCCTTAAAGCGGCTAGGTTTCGATAATATTGATGACCGGATAAGCCAAGGTTTCCAGCAAGTTGGCTTAGCGAGCGCATTGATTGACCGTTATCCCCATCAACTTTCAGGAGGGCAGCGGCAGCGGGTCGCTATTGTCCGTGCGCTACTTCTGGAGCCAAAAATACTACTACTCGACGAGCCAACCTCCGCGCTGGATATGTCAGTGCAGGCGGAAATATTGAATTTACTCAATCAATTAAAAGCCGAGCAGCAGTTAACGATGGTGTTAGTGAGTCATGATCCAGATGTGATCGACCACATGTGTGACCGCTCAGTCACCATGCAGGCTGGGCGAATTACCCAGCTTAGCTAA
- a CDS encoding ABC transporter substrate-binding protein, translated as MKPYLPLFLATLFSSASYAATPPDSLVVAIPLDGIISFDPAESFETVSTSSLVNIYQGLVSADRNHPQQIVPAAAASWTTGSQPHSLRFTLKPHQTFASGNPLTAEDVIYSLSRAVKLNKAPVFILGEFGWTPENIDASLQKISNTEVEIRWQSNIGQDLALRLLSAPVASIVDQKLVSEHQQAGDYGNNWLKNHSAGSAAYSIQRYVPQQALLLEKNPHSAIQPKIAHVLLKGVPDASARRLLLTQGDADIAYGLGADQFAALRQTSGVKVASFPSSLIYYLAFNTQDSQQPVLRNPALWQAARWLVDYRSLSQQLLKGQYQVHQSFLPIGFDGALEKTPFTLDVAKAKQILNKAGIKPGTAFTLSFTNQPPYSDIAQALQASFAQADIQIKLQPVPEAELWGKMRSRQFQSIFTYWGADYIDPNTNASTFAYNVPNGPKTLAWRVGWSIPQLSELTQQAAATSDAAKRRALYGQIQTSVMEDSPFVVALQGAQQVGLRSNIEGAQQSLGVSMLYFDQIAK; from the coding sequence GTGAAACCCTATCTTCCGTTATTCCTTGCTACCCTCTTTTCCTCCGCCAGTTATGCGGCAACGCCACCGGATAGTTTGGTAGTTGCGATTCCCTTGGATGGTATTATTAGTTTTGACCCCGCAGAGAGCTTCGAAACGGTGAGTACCAGTAGTCTGGTAAATATCTATCAAGGTTTAGTCAGTGCCGATCGTAATCATCCGCAACAGATAGTGCCCGCGGCGGCGGCAAGTTGGACGACCGGTAGCCAGCCGCATAGCCTGCGTTTTACCCTAAAACCTCATCAAACCTTTGCTAGTGGGAATCCGCTCACTGCTGAGGATGTGATTTACTCGTTAAGTCGCGCCGTAAAATTAAATAAAGCGCCGGTCTTTATTTTAGGGGAATTTGGCTGGACCCCTGAGAATATCGATGCCTCATTACAAAAAATCAGTAATACAGAGGTCGAGATTCGTTGGCAGAGTAATATAGGCCAAGATCTTGCCCTACGATTACTGTCTGCGCCTGTCGCCTCGATAGTGGACCAAAAATTAGTAAGTGAGCACCAACAAGCGGGGGATTACGGGAATAACTGGCTTAAGAATCATTCTGCTGGCAGTGCCGCTTACAGCATCCAACGCTATGTTCCGCAACAAGCCTTACTGTTAGAAAAAAATCCGCATAGCGCTATCCAACCCAAAATAGCGCATGTTTTATTGAAAGGGGTGCCTGACGCCAGCGCTCGCCGGTTATTACTCACGCAAGGCGATGCTGACATCGCCTATGGATTAGGCGCCGATCAGTTTGCAGCATTGCGCCAGACCTCTGGCGTGAAAGTGGCAAGTTTTCCCTCTAGCCTAATTTATTACCTCGCCTTTAATACCCAAGATAGCCAACAACCGGTATTGAGAAATCCAGCCTTGTGGCAAGCGGCGCGCTGGTTAGTGGATTATCGCTCTCTCTCACAACAATTATTGAAGGGGCAGTATCAAGTTCACCAATCTTTCTTACCGATAGGGTTTGATGGGGCGTTAGAAAAAACACCTTTCACCTTGGATGTGGCGAAAGCAAAACAAATTCTAAACAAGGCAGGCATCAAACCCGGTACTGCCTTTACTCTCTCCTTCACTAATCAACCGCCCTACAGCGATATCGCCCAAGCGTTACAAGCCAGCTTCGCTCAAGCCGATATACAGATTAAGCTCCAGCCTGTGCCTGAAGCGGAACTCTGGGGGAAAATGCGTAGTCGCCAATTCCAATCAATTTTCACTTATTGGGGAGCTGATTATATAGACCCCAATACCAATGCCAGCACCTTTGCCTATAACGTGCCGAATGGCCCGAAAACCTTGGCGTGGCGAGTCGGCTGGTCTATTCCACAACTCAGTGAATTGACACAGCAGGCCGCGGCGACCAGCGATGCAGCGAAGCGCCGAGCGCTCTATGGGCAGATTCAGACTAGCGTGATGGAAGATTCACCCTTTGTTGTGGCGTTACAAGGCGCGCAGCAGGTGGGGTTACGCAGTAATATTGAGGGGGCACAGCAGAGTTTAGGGGTCAGTATGCTCTATTTTGACCAGATCGCTAAATAG
- a CDS encoding glucose 1-dehydrogenase → MQISLAKQVALVTGASSGLGYACAKGLAEAGASVVINYNSQAEPAEKLAEEIRQQGGQAIAVQGDVSSQDDVNHLIAQAVEHFGGLDILVANSGLQKDAAIGDMTLQEWQKVIDVNLTGQFLTAQAALLQFRKQKGQRQVSRANGKIIHVSSVHQLIPWAGHVNYAASKGGVDLLMRSIAQEVGEEQIRVNSIAPGAIATAINAENTEGDAAKKLLELIPYGRIGASEDVANAVVWLASDLSDYVHGSTLFIDGGMSLYPEFRGNG, encoded by the coding sequence ATGCAAATATCGTTAGCTAAGCAAGTCGCCCTCGTAACTGGTGCCAGCTCGGGTCTAGGCTATGCCTGTGCAAAAGGGCTTGCCGAGGCCGGAGCCAGTGTCGTCATTAATTACAATAGCCAAGCCGAGCCTGCTGAAAAGCTGGCTGAGGAAATACGTCAACAAGGTGGTCAAGCTATCGCTGTACAGGGTGATGTCTCGTCGCAAGACGATGTGAACCACTTAATTGCGCAGGCGGTTGAACACTTCGGTGGGCTAGATATTCTGGTTGCCAACTCAGGCCTGCAAAAAGATGCTGCAATTGGTGATATGACGCTACAAGAGTGGCAAAAGGTGATTGATGTTAACCTTACCGGTCAATTTTTGACGGCACAAGCGGCGTTATTACAGTTCCGTAAACAGAAAGGGCAGCGCCAAGTTAGTCGCGCGAACGGCAAAATTATTCATGTCAGCTCTGTCCACCAACTTATCCCCTGGGCGGGTCATGTGAACTATGCCGCATCAAAAGGTGGGGTGGATCTACTGATGCGCAGTATCGCGCAAGAGGTTGGCGAAGAGCAGATTCGAGTGAACTCGATCGCCCCGGGCGCTATCGCAACGGCAATTAATGCCGAGAACACCGAAGGGGACGCGGCGAAGAAGCTGCTGGAGTTAATTCCTTATGGTCGTATCGGTGCCTCAGAAGATGTGGCGAATGCGGTGGTGTGGCTGGCCAGTGATCTGTCTGACTACGTTCATGGTTCGACACTCTTTATCGACGGCGGCATGAGCTTATACCCTGAATTCAGAGGTAACGGCTAA
- a CDS encoding alpha/beta hydrolase: MAPLGPSIADQGSQFYRFRMYKLDSVDDQRHYKIWVAVPNKPAPAQGYPILYLLDGNSSLSRINESQLQGISQKNPAVLVFIGYDTPLPFDLAARSFDYTPIKKDATEGGSMLGRGRVGGGSAIFRFLLEQKIIPQSEAALPINQAQRSLWGHSFGGLFVLDTYLHSTRFSHYFSASPSLGQGFQFLVDDIQAQTKNPATLTLMVGSSQPARAGVAPAIDLSPRVAQWQKQGLGISVVNYPGLSHGAMFGASLQDALNDVSQ; the protein is encoded by the coding sequence ATGGCGCCTCTGGGTCCATCAATTGCCGATCAGGGATCGCAGTTCTATCGTTTTAGGATGTATAAACTCGATTCCGTAGATGACCAGCGACATTACAAAATCTGGGTCGCGGTGCCTAACAAGCCTGCCCCTGCGCAAGGTTACCCCATTTTATATCTGTTAGACGGCAATTCGAGCCTCAGCCGTATTAATGAGTCTCAATTACAGGGGATAAGCCAGAAAAATCCAGCTGTATTAGTATTCATTGGCTACGATACGCCACTGCCTTTTGATCTGGCAGCACGATCGTTTGATTATACTCCTATCAAGAAAGATGCTACTGAGGGCGGCTCGATGCTAGGTCGTGGACGAGTTGGCGGCGGTAGTGCTATTTTCCGTTTCTTACTGGAACAGAAAATCATTCCACAGAGTGAGGCGGCCTTACCTATCAACCAGGCGCAACGTTCTTTATGGGGGCACTCTTTTGGAGGATTGTTTGTGTTAGATACTTATCTACACTCCACTCGGTTTAGTCACTACTTCTCCGCAAGTCCGTCGTTGGGCCAAGGGTTTCAATTTTTAGTCGATGATATTCAGGCGCAAACCAAGAACCCGGCAACCCTTACATTGATGGTTGGATCCTCGCAACCGGCTAGAGCAGGTGTCGCTCCCGCTATCGATTTGTCACCACGGGTTGCTCAATGGCAAAAGCAAGGTCTGGGGATTTCTGTCGTTAATTATCCTGGATTGAGTCACGGGGCTATGTTCGGCGCTTCGCTGCAGGACGCGCTTAACGACGTGAGTCAATAA
- a CDS encoding TonB-dependent siderophore receptor, which translates to MVIKKVIRPLLIPLMIVGLQATAVAATDTTSLDKTVKKESDTNDTLSDKSTEGRLVVTARQQTLQAPGVSTITSEAIKKHPIQRDLSEIIRTQPGVNLTGNSTSGQRGNNRQIDIRGMGPENTLILIDGMPVTSRNSVRYGWSDERDTRGDTNWVPPEMIERIDVIRGPAAALYGNGAMGGVVNIITKPTSKAWHGSFNTYFNSPEHKAEGASQRYNASLSGELADNLTFRLYGNWSKTQADAQDINKSHTQTRTGTYAGTYPAGREGSLNRDIHSALRWEFAPNQNLELDTGFSRQGNIYAGDTQNTNSNALVKANYGNETNVLYRQTLALKYTGLWDNGVSTNNYVQFEKTRNTRLNEGLTGGASGIFSTTNTGFSTITLYDTNVHSDVSIPFQAWVDHVLTVGAEFNHQAMRDPTSNTVTASAGSVDGISSTGRSKYSSADIYGIFAEDNMQLTDSTKLVPGIRFNHQSISGGDWSPSLNLSQELGGDFTLKMGIARAWKAPNLYQTNPNYLLYSNGQGCYGGGSCYLQGNKDLSAETSVNKEIGIEYHNANDVQAGVTWYRNDYHNKIEAGYTSEYNNGTANIYKWENVPKAVVEGIEGTLNFPITDTLSLKNNLTYILKNENKTTHDYLSVIPKYTINSTLDWQATNKLSFEGTLTWYGRQKPKKYNYQGERTSGSETREVSPYAIVGLSGTYTINKNLDLTAGIDNLFDKRHFREGNAQTTGNATTGAYLWGAGANTYNESGRTYYMEVGMHF; encoded by the coding sequence ATGGTTATAAAAAAAGTAATACGTCCGCTCCTTATTCCTTTAATGATTGTCGGGCTACAAGCTACTGCTGTGGCGGCAACCGATACCACATCATTGGATAAAACCGTAAAAAAAGAGTCCGATACCAACGACACGCTCAGTGATAAGTCGACTGAAGGGCGATTAGTCGTAACCGCTCGCCAGCAGACGCTTCAAGCTCCAGGCGTCTCCACCATCACCAGCGAAGCTATTAAGAAACACCCTATCCAACGTGATCTTTCCGAAATAATTCGTACGCAACCGGGCGTTAACCTCACGGGTAACTCCACCAGTGGCCAACGCGGTAATAACCGGCAGATCGATATTCGCGGGATGGGTCCAGAAAATACGCTGATACTGATCGACGGCATGCCTGTTACCAGCCGTAATTCAGTTCGCTATGGCTGGAGTGACGAGCGCGATACACGCGGTGATACTAACTGGGTACCACCGGAAATGATTGAGCGTATTGATGTGATTCGTGGACCGGCGGCCGCACTCTATGGCAACGGCGCAATGGGTGGCGTGGTCAATATTATTACTAAACCGACCAGTAAAGCGTGGCACGGAAGCTTCAACACTTACTTCAACTCTCCTGAACATAAAGCTGAGGGGGCGTCTCAACGCTATAACGCGAGCTTGAGCGGTGAATTAGCGGATAACCTTACTTTCCGATTATACGGTAACTGGAGTAAAACCCAGGCCGATGCGCAAGATATCAATAAGAGCCACACACAAACTCGTACAGGGACCTACGCAGGCACTTATCCTGCAGGGCGCGAAGGCTCGCTAAATCGTGACATTCATTCCGCACTACGTTGGGAATTTGCCCCTAACCAGAATCTTGAGCTCGATACGGGATTTAGTCGTCAAGGGAACATCTATGCGGGAGATACACAAAATACCAATAGTAATGCGTTAGTCAAAGCGAATTACGGTAATGAAACCAACGTCCTCTATCGACAAACGCTAGCGCTTAAATATACCGGTCTATGGGATAATGGTGTCTCCACCAATAACTATGTTCAGTTTGAAAAAACGCGTAATACACGACTGAATGAAGGCCTAACGGGTGGCGCATCCGGCATATTTAGTACGACCAATACTGGGTTTTCGACCATTACTCTGTACGATACTAACGTACACTCGGATGTCAGTATTCCTTTCCAAGCATGGGTCGATCACGTTTTGACGGTAGGAGCTGAATTTAACCACCAAGCGATGCGAGATCCAACTTCTAATACTGTGACGGCCAGTGCGGGTAGCGTTGACGGTATTTCCAGTACCGGGCGTTCTAAATATAGCTCAGCGGATATCTATGGTATTTTCGCTGAAGACAATATGCAGCTGACCGATAGCACTAAACTCGTCCCGGGTATTCGCTTTAACCACCAAAGTATTTCCGGTGGAGACTGGAGCCCATCCTTAAACCTCTCCCAAGAGTTGGGAGGCGATTTTACCTTGAAAATGGGGATTGCTCGTGCTTGGAAGGCGCCGAACCTCTATCAAACAAACCCTAACTATCTTTTATACAGCAACGGTCAAGGCTGTTACGGCGGTGGCAGTTGTTACCTGCAAGGTAATAAGGATCTCAGCGCTGAAACTAGCGTGAATAAAGAAATTGGCATCGAATACCATAATGCTAATGATGTGCAGGCAGGCGTGACCTGGTACCGCAACGATTACCACAATAAAATTGAGGCCGGTTATACCAGTGAATATAACAATGGCACTGCGAATATTTATAAATGGGAGAATGTGCCGAAAGCGGTGGTGGAAGGGATTGAGGGGACGCTTAATTTCCCTATTACGGATACACTTTCCCTAAAAAATAACCTGACTTATATTCTGAAAAATGAAAATAAGACAACCCATGACTATTTATCAGTTATCCCTAAATACACGATAAATTCGACCTTGGATTGGCAGGCAACGAATAAGTTATCCTTCGAGGGCACCTTAACGTGGTATGGTCGTCAAAAGCCGAAAAAGTATAACTACCAGGGTGAACGTACTTCGGGCAGTGAAACGCGTGAAGTTTCACCTTACGCCATTGTCGGGTTGAGTGGTACTTATACCATCAATAAGAATCTTGATTTAACCGCGGGCATCGATAATCTCTTCGATAAGCGGCACTTCCGTGAAGGCAATGCCCAAACGACAGGTAATGCCACAACTGGCGCTTATCTGTGGGGAGCGGGCGCTAATACCTATAATGAGTCCGGAAGAACTTATTATATGGAAGTCGGTATGCACTTCTAA
- a CDS encoding DUF4385 domain-containing protein, producing MKKFDYQQDFSSIDFRKHPERYQVGRGEQGVLMVEPYKSEILPYWRFKDVASATASAKKIMQLFEDYRKQDDFVGMDMARKFIQMGYTRARRYANHPGGKKYDKNREILPYQLDEEKAAAAKIFKHSWDKLREDDDYLQRKKRHQQQFG from the coding sequence ATGAAAAAATTCGACTACCAACAAGATTTTTCAAGTATTGATTTTCGTAAGCATCCAGAACGCTACCAAGTAGGGCGAGGGGAACAGGGAGTGTTGATGGTCGAACCTTATAAAAGTGAAATTCTTCCCTATTGGCGATTTAAAGATGTCGCCAGTGCAACCGCCTCTGCTAAGAAAATCATGCAACTCTTTGAGGATTATCGAAAACAAGACGATTTTGTGGGAATGGATATGGCGCGTAAATTTATACAGATGGGATATACTCGTGCTAGACGCTACGCCAACCATCCTGGCGGTAAAAAATATGACAAGAATCGTGAAATTCTCCCTTATCAACTCGATGAAGAGAAAGCGGCGGCGGCAAAAATCTTTAAACATTCATGGGATAAACTCAGAGAGGATGACGACTATCTGCAGCGTAAAAAGCGTCATCAGCAACAGTTTGGATAA
- a CDS encoding GNAT family N-acetyltransferase, whose translation MNDINASRLEYRSLSHSDWPFFLALNADRRVMSFISDPLDEETIRRDYFEPRLQAWEKGSEHWLCLVISEKDTGKPIGVTGFIERNEGIAEVGFILKPEYQRKGYGSESLTEMIKLAFTHYNYHKVIATVTAGNEASRKTLIKCGFQQEGSLRKSYYLNGRWQDDWLFGLLKEETHY comes from the coding sequence ATGAATGATATTAACGCTTCAAGACTGGAATATCGCAGCTTATCTCACAGTGATTGGCCATTTTTCTTGGCTTTGAATGCTGATCGTCGAGTGATGTCTTTTATCAGCGATCCCCTTGATGAAGAAACGATCCGCCGCGACTACTTTGAACCACGTTTACAAGCTTGGGAGAAAGGTAGTGAACATTGGCTTTGCCTGGTGATCAGCGAAAAAGACACAGGCAAACCTATTGGTGTAACGGGTTTTATTGAACGTAATGAAGGCATCGCTGAGGTGGGATTTATTCTCAAACCTGAGTACCAGAGGAAAGGTTACGGAAGCGAGTCTTTAACAGAGATGATTAAATTAGCCTTTACCCATTATAACTACCATAAAGTCATCGCCACCGTGACGGCAGGAAATGAAGCCTCACGTAAAACGCTAATAAAATGCGGATTCCAACAAGAAGGCAGCTTAAGGAAAAGTTATTATCTGAATGGGCGCTGGCAAGATGACTGGCTGTTTGGATTACTCAAAGAAGAGACCCACTATTGA
- a CDS encoding aspartate/glutamate racemase family protein, translating into MNKSKIGILAGMGPRSTAPFLEKVIDECQRQYGATYDMDFPEIHIISLPTPFYPGSAIDSAKMIEALQRGITDLVKSNVSLLSIPCNLAHCYFDEISEVSQGIPLLHIADALYSFLPPPPSAVCILATLPTLESGFYQQRLATKGITLVDSKVLREKTTALLPVIKAEGYHSDRVHALWQEIITEIAKLEINEVIIACTDLSPLTTITHGYSITFIDSMAALAVKTVSEYLRQREELP; encoded by the coding sequence ATGAATAAAAGTAAAATAGGTATTTTAGCGGGTATGGGGCCACGATCCACCGCCCCTTTTCTCGAAAAAGTTATCGATGAATGCCAACGGCAATATGGGGCAACCTATGATATGGATTTTCCCGAAATTCATATTATTTCTCTACCGACACCTTTTTATCCTGGTAGCGCGATTGATTCCGCGAAGATGATTGAAGCTTTACAGAGAGGGATTACCGATTTAGTAAAGAGTAACGTGAGTTTACTTTCAATCCCTTGCAATCTTGCGCATTGTTATTTTGACGAAATAAGCGAGGTTTCACAGGGTATCCCATTATTACACATCGCTGATGCGCTCTATTCTTTTCTACCACCGCCGCCATCAGCTGTCTGTATACTTGCCACCCTCCCCACCCTGGAATCCGGTTTTTATCAACAGAGGCTGGCTACCAAGGGGATCACTCTTGTCGATTCCAAGGTGTTAAGGGAAAAGACAACGGCTCTCCTTCCAGTGATTAAAGCTGAGGGCTACCACAGTGACCGCGTTCACGCTTTGTGGCAGGAAATCATCACTGAGATAGCAAAATTAGAAATTAATGAGGTTATCATCGCCTGTACTGATCTTAGTCCTCTGACCACTATAACCCATGGATACTCCATCACCTTTATTGATTCGATGGCGGCTTTAGCGGTGAAAACAGTTAGTGAGTATTTACGTCAAAGAGAGGAGCTGCCATGA
- a CDS encoding ASCH domain-containing protein gives MKVMKELKAKYPSALAWGFGDSAAMADELSHHIVAGRKTASCGSLAAYLSEELPPTVGSYHIILNGREEPVCVIRIIAMRIVTFDKVEAEFAYKEGEGDRSLNYWRQEHEAFFTREGSFSPTMELVAEEFELVEVV, from the coding sequence ATGAAGGTAATGAAAGAACTGAAGGCAAAATATCCCAGCGCACTCGCCTGGGGATTTGGGGATAGTGCTGCAATGGCAGATGAACTTTCCCATCATATCGTCGCTGGGCGTAAAACCGCTTCCTGCGGTTCACTTGCTGCCTACCTAAGTGAGGAATTACCTCCCACTGTGGGGAGCTACCATATTATCCTCAATGGTCGCGAAGAGCCCGTTTGTGTAATTCGTATCATTGCGATGCGGATTGTGACGTTCGATAAGGTAGAGGCTGAATTTGCCTATAAAGAAGGCGAGGGTGATCGTAGCCTGAATTATTGGCGACAGGAACATGAAGCCTTCTTTACCCGAGAAGGAAGTTTCAGCCCAACCATGGAACTTGTCGCGGAAGAGTTCGAATTAGTCGAAGTTGTCTAA
- a CDS encoding LysE family translocator, producing the protein MNSELFQLGTIALAIAVGAMSPGASFLLATRVALSSSFYASLGVAIGLGAGAMVFALAALSGLHAVLTMIPELHNVLKVLGGGYLLVSAVNMLRQKPRAKGKPSAISVLTFRQAFFSGLFTQLSNPNTAIVFASLFTPLLQPHLSTTLYFMVPGMTFLIDFVWFIFVALILSRATLRRFYLSCKVTIDRLSAGLLGLLGLKILLK; encoded by the coding sequence GTGAACAGCGAATTATTTCAGCTTGGTACGATCGCTTTGGCTATTGCCGTTGGCGCAATGAGCCCCGGTGCGAGTTTTTTGCTCGCTACCCGCGTTGCGCTTTCCTCATCTTTTTACGCCTCACTCGGAGTGGCCATTGGCTTAGGGGCTGGGGCAATGGTTTTTGCACTGGCTGCTCTGTCAGGATTACATGCAGTGTTAACAATGATTCCGGAACTGCATAATGTTTTGAAAGTTCTGGGCGGCGGTTACTTGCTAGTCAGCGCAGTCAACATGTTACGTCAAAAACCGCGAGCAAAAGGCAAGCCTTCAGCTATCTCTGTGCTGACTTTCCGCCAAGCTTTTTTCAGTGGACTGTTTACGCAACTCAGTAACCCAAACACAGCCATTGTCTTTGCGAGCCTATTTACCCCATTGCTCCAACCTCATTTATCGACGACGCTCTATTTTATGGTGCCGGGAATGACGTTCTTAATCGATTTCGTCTGGTTTATTTTTGTCGCCTTGATCCTAAGTCGCGCTACCCTGCGTCGTTTTTACCTAAGCTGTAAAGTGACGATAGATCGTCTTAGTGCAGGGCTATTAGGCTTGCTTGGGCTAAAGATACTCTTGAAGTAA